One window of Watersipora subatra chromosome 3, tzWatSuba1.1, whole genome shotgun sequence genomic DNA carries:
- the LOC137389713 gene encoding uncharacterized protein — MDGTGLTSTSNSTNLADITLATGREIHPLVSVVITVAILFLVIIGVYVIYRLIHIRSSDTGDLTADGRMEFVDQFDVNCSQINIESAEQRFVNPAAKLSESDSTSSNLSTTTSENNGALAMLVKSLHQDTRFNVKKVRDQSARRSSLKIIVPKQYVDIGEGSADEPYALALVDKRSNTIHNIQLSEFGDRQIDSMGLTPTTSSFAQHWKEKTRQRRTQRSSTEARRSLLRQISCPNSMALKTFHSESLSSQSDDSTSGNNTIKMETSLTSIDETIHKR; from the coding sequence ATGGACGGGACTGGGCTTACCAGTACATCAAACAGTACCAACCTAGCGGACATAACCCTTGCAACAGGAAGAGAAATACATCCACTAGTATCAGTTGTCATCACTGTAGCCATCCTGTTCCTAGTCATAATTGGAGTTTATGTCATCTACAGGCTGATTCATATACGTTCCTCTGACACGGGAGATTTAACTGCCGATGGGCGAATGGAATTTGTTGATCAGTTTGATGTGAACTGCAGCCAAATTAACATAGAGTCGGCAGAGCAAAGGTTTGTAAACCCAGCGGCTAAGCTTAGCGAGAGTGATTCTACCAGCTCCAATCTGTCCACAACAACATCTGAAAATAATGGCGCCCTTGCCATGCTTGTGAAATCCCTTCATCAAGATACTAGATTCAACGTGAAAAAGGTGCGAGACCAATCGGCACGACGGTCCTCACTGAAGATTATAGTTCCGAAACAATATGTTGACATAGGTGAGGGATCAGCGGATGAACCCTATGCTTTGGCACTGGTTGATAAGAGATCTAACACAATTCATAACATACAACTCAGTGAGTTCGGTGACCGCCAAATCGACTCCATGGGCTTAACACCAACTACTTCCTCATTTGCTCAACATTGGAAGGAAAAAACAAGGCAACGCAGAACACAGCGATCCAGCACAGAAGCACGCCGTTCGCTTTTACGGCAGATTTCTTGTCCAAATTCTATGGCACTCAAAACGTTTCATTCAGAATCTCTCTCAAGTCAGAGTGATGATTCAACGTCCggcaataatacaataaaaatggAGACGAGTCTTACTTCGATTGACGAGACTATACATAAACGTTGA
- the LOC137389712 gene encoding bifunctional peptidase and arginyl-hydroxylase JMJD5-like — MNGIDLAQVSRLFDRLKGFDVIVDRDLDSMSSSFEAVDYKRCLIICQWLLDSVWEKLNTGHWKDVEDKWRELYYVASHYKSVCENKLGKDIAQSVRSCDMGILLGVKPPDWPSLTKVAAEFTKMKDVTTKDGHCDSHFSGNRAVEEHGSMMYADAALAMESQHLVPRVSCPSLETFERDYLNPGNPVVLTGCMDHWPALTKWNLPYIERVAGMRTVPVEIGSRYTDVNWSQQLITVSQFIDRFMKGTKSGSTPSLDKGYLAQHQLFDQVPELFMDISIPEYCCLGNNIDPDVNAWFGPEGTISPLHQDPKSNLLCQVVGSKYVKLCSPEQSEYLYPNEGVLSNTSQIDAECLDIHKFPLISKARFEHAVLQPGEMLYIPPKHWHYVRSLSISFSVSFWWQ; from the exons ATGAATGGAATAGACCTTGCACAGGTCTCACGACTATTTGATAGACTCAAAGGCTTTGATGTAATTGTGGATAGAGACCTGGATAGCATGAGCTCTAGTTTTGAGGCAGTCGACTACAAGCGCTGTCTCATTATCTGCCAGTGGCTACTGGACTCTGTTTGGGAGAAGCTTAACACTGGCCACTGGAAGGACGTGGAGGATAAATGGCGGGAGTTATACTATGTGGCGAGTCACTATAAAAGCGTTTGTGAAAACAAGCTTGGCAAGGACATAGCTCAAAGTGTTAGGTCATGTGACATGGGTATTTTATTGGGTGTGAAGCCTCCAGATTGGCCTTCGTTAACTAAAGTTGCGGCTGAGTTTACTAAAATGAAGGACGTGACAACAAAAG ATGGTCATTGCGATAGCCATTTCTCTGGCAACAGAGCAGTAGAAGAACACGGATCCATGATGTATGCTGACGCAGCACTTGCCATGGAATCTCAGCACCTTGTTCCTCGAGTCTCTTGTCCCAGCTTGGAGACCTTTGAGAGGGATTACCTTAACCCTGGTAACCCTGTTGTATTAACTGGTTGTATGGACCACTGGCCTGCTCTCACAAAGTGGAACCTTCCGTATATCGAG CGAGTGGCTGGAATGCGGACTGTTCCTGTAGAAATTGGCTCTCGCTATACGGATGTTAACTGGTCTCAACAACTTATCACTGTCTCACAGTTTATTGACAGATTTATGAAG GGGACGAAGAGTGGGAGCACACCAAGCCTTGACAAGGGTTATCTCGCTCAGCACCAACTCTTCGACCAAGTTCCTGAGTTATTCATGGACATTTCTATACCAGAGTATTGCTGCCTCGGAAATAACATTGACCCTGATGTGAATGCTTGGTTTGGGCCTGAAGGCACCATTTCTCCTCTTCATCAGGACCCCAAATCGAACTTATTGTGTCAGGTAGTAGGTAGTAAATATGTGAAACTGTGTTCTCCTGAGCAAAGTGAATATCTTTACCCAAATGAGGGAGTGCTTAGCAACACGAGTCAGATTGACGCCGAGTGTCTTGATATCCACAAATTTCCTCTCATCTCAAAGGCTAGATTTGAGCACGCGGTTCTACAACCAGGAGAGATGTTATATATTCCTCCAAAACACTGGCATTATGTCCGCTCTCTTTCCATTAGCTTCTCTGTTTCTTTCTGGTGGCAGTAA
- the LOC137390980 gene encoding uncharacterized protein, which produces MRKQSQSFGVIKKLFSEHIFLSLQNKVIYTLTDVAGDSRCHLLATRLLYQRFCLYLKFSDSFLIIQTEFITSCRSLQLSVCYSVCCSVCYLVYYSVCYSACYSVWYSVCFSVCFSVCYSVYYSVYYSVYYSVCYSVCYSVYYSVCYSVCYSVCYSVCYSVYYSVCYSVCYSVYYSVCYSVYYSVYYSVYYSVCYSVCYSVCYSVYYSVCYSVCYSVCYSVCYSVCYSVCYSVYYSVCYSVWYSVCYSVYYSVCYSVCYSVCYSVCYSVWYSKS; this is translated from the exons ATGAGAAAACAGAGCCAGAGTTTTGGAGTTATCAAAAAGTTATTCTCTGAGCACATTTTTCTGTCCCT TCAGAATAAGGTGATATACACACTGACAGATGTAGCGGGTGACAGTAGGTGTCACCTACTGGCCACTCGTTTGTTGTATCAAAGGTTTTGTTTATATCTTAAATTTTCAGATAGCTTTCTTATCATTCAAACAGAATTCATTACTTCCTGCAGATCTTTGCAACTATCGGTGTGTTACTCGGTGTGTTGCTCGGTGTGTTACTTGGTGTATTACTCAGTGTGTTACTCGGCGTGTTACTCGGTGTGGTACTCGGTGTGTTTCTCGGTGTGTTTCTCGGTGTGTTACTCGGTGTATTACTCGGTGTATTACTCGGTGTATTACTCGGTGTGTTACTCGGTGTGTTACTCGGTGTATTACTCGGTGTGTTACTCGGTGTGTTACTCGGTGTGTTACTCGGTGTGTTACTCGGTGTATTACTCGGTGTGTTACTCGGTGTGTTACTCGGTGTATTACTCGGTGTGTTACTCGGTGTATTACTCGGTGTATTACTCGGTGTATTACTCGGTGTGTTACTCGGTGTGTTACTCGGTGTGTTACTCGGTGTATTACTCGGTGTGTTACTCGGTGTGTTACTCGGTGTGTTACTCGGTGTGTTACTCGGTGTGTTACTCGGTGTGTTACTCGGTGTATTACTCGGTGTGTTACTCGGTGTGGTACTCGGTGTGTTACTCGGTGTATTACTCGGTGTGTTACTCGGTGTGTTACTCGGTGTGTTACTCGGTGTGTTACTCGGTGTGGTACTCG AAGAGTTAA